In Alosa sapidissima isolate fAloSap1 chromosome 11, fAloSap1.pri, whole genome shotgun sequence, a single window of DNA contains:
- the syt12 gene encoding synaptotagmin-12 — protein MSSAQGRDISDYHMSVVRDPSGWEAGIYAIGFLVLLGVVGLNLWKLWKSGSFPAPSPYPNFDYRYLQEKYGTSFSEVRQKRAAANHRRESASLSVSRKPSLQLGDTPDGLRDGLRDLGTLELMGRDLDPAQLHRSLSTDSLCSVSSIGNNFGHDFTVGQLEVTLEFDGRSSALHLYLHQGKDLMEKEEENFPGCFIRITLLPEELNVGVSKVQANAFTVMFDDHFSIPLVAAALDEYSLRFSAFGIDADERNISAGVAELKLSDLDLSIRPFNAWLYLQDLNKAVDAVGEILLSLSYLPTAERLTVVVAKAKNLAWTNGKTTADPFVKVYLLQDGRKISKKKTSIKRDDTNPIFNEAMIFSVPAIVLQDLSLRVTVAENTDDGRGENVGHVIIGPEASGMGITHWNQMLATLRKPVSMWHPIRRT, from the exons ATGTCCTCAGCCCAGGGACGGGACATATCTGACTATCATATGAGCG tggTCCGTGACCCTTCTGGCTGGGAGGCGGGGATCTACGCGATCGGCTTCCTGGTGTTGCTGGGGGTGGTGGGTCTCAACCTGTGGAAGCTGTGGAAGTCCGGCTCCTTCCCTGCCCCTTCGCCTTACCCCAACTTTGACTACCGTTACCTGCAGGAGAAATATGGCACGTCCTTCTCTGAGGTCCGGCAAAAG CGAGCAGCAGCCAATCACCGGAGGGAGTCAGCGTCACTGTCGGTGAGCCGCAAGCCCAGCCTGCAGCTGGGCGACACGCCGGACGGCCTGCGGGACGGCCTGAGGGACCTGGGCACGCTGGAGCTGATGGGCCGCGACCTGGACCCGGCGCAGCTGCACCGCTCGCTCTCCACCGACTCGCTCTGCTCCGTCTCGTCCATCGGCAACAACTTCGGCCACGACTTCACGGTGGGCCAGCTGGAGGTGACACTGGAGTTCGACGGCCGCTCCAGCGCCCTGCACCTCTATCTGCACCAGGGCAAGGACCtgatggagaaggaggaggagaacttCCCTGGCTGCTTCATCCGCATCACGCTGCTGCCCGAGGAGCTCAACGTGGGCGTCAgcaag GTCCAGGCAAATGCGTTCACGGTCATGTTTGATGACCACTTCTCCATACCGTTGGTGGCAGCTGCGCTGGACGAGTACAGCCTGCGCTTCTCGGCGTTTGGCATCGATGCCGACGAGAGGAACATCAGTGCCGGGGTGGCTGAGCTGAAACTGTCCGACCTGGACCTCTCCATCCGCCCTTTCAACGCCTGGCTCTACCTGCAGGACCTGAACAAG GCTGTCGATGCCGTTGGGGAAATTTTGCTGTCACTCAGCTACTTGCCCACAGCAGAGCGGCTCACAGTGGTTGTGGCTAAAGCAAAGAACCTAGCATGGACCAATGGCAAGACCACAGCAG ACCCCTTTGTGAAGGTATACCTCCTTCAAGATGGCAGGAAGATCAGCAAAAAGAAGACCTCAATAAAGAGAGACGACACAAATCCAATTTTCAATGAAGCCATGATATTCTCTGTGCCTGCCATTGTATTGCAG GACCTCTCCCTGAGGGTCACTGTGGCTGAGAACACAGATGACGGCCGAGGCGAGAACGTGGGCCACGTGATCATCGGGCCGGAGGCCAGCGGCATGGGCATCACCCACTGGAACCAGATGCTGGCCACACTGAGGAAACCCGTGTCCATGTGGCACCCCATACGGAGGACCTAA